In Laspinema palackyanum D2c, the genomic window GCCCTGGTGACCCCGATATTCCTGAACCGGACCGGGTATTAGCTCAGGTGATCGAAGCCGAACTCTAGTCTCAACGAGGGATGAGCATCGTCAAGGGCCAGTCACACCCAGGGCGATCGCGGCTCAAAGCCGGATCAACTTGAGTCCGGGAGGACCGCCTAGGGTAGCAACCCGGTGTTTTGACAAAATCTTGGGCATAGAACACTCAACATGGACCAAAAATCTGGGGTATTGTCCCAGGACTCTAACACTGTTGTACCCCAGGACTAGAAAATCAAAAACTTTTGGAAACCAGAATCCCAGTCGGTTTAGATCCGGGAGCGTGAAGAGGTAAACTATCATTATCACCAAACCAGGCCAACGAACGCTCTTTTCAAAGAAAGGGTCCCGAACCGGAGGCTGCTCGTTTGTCCCCCTCGGTTAATTGGACCAGAACCCCTGCCCGATGGGCGAACGAGCGATCATCGCACCGTTAGCTCCTCGGCTCTTTGAATACCCCCAACAGTGGGTTACCCAAATTGACCGCACCAGAGGGTGGGGGGGTGAAAGCCTTAATTTTCCTGAGTGCTTTGGGGCCAATATAATAGGATTTATTTCTAAATTTTCAAAGGAAAACTACCTGTCACCCACTGTGTTGAAGACGCTTGCACTGTTAAACCCATCCCTCAAATGTCTCCAGTTGCATAAGCTGGAGGCAGTGGGGCTAAGACAAGCACGCCGCCATAGGGGCGGTCCGGTTAATCTATTTAGAGAGCTTTTCACCGAAGGGAAGTTATGAGTACAGTTCTGGTCGTAGAAGATAGCGTCACGCAACGGGAGATGATCTCAACCCTACTGAAAGAGAGTGGATTGAATGTTACCGTAGCAAGTGATGGCTTAGAAGCCCTGGAACGCATTCAGGAGACTTGCCCGGATCTCGTGGTACTCGATATTGTGATGCCTCGGATGAATGGCTACGAAGTTTGTCGTCGTCTCAAGGCTGATCCTAAAACCCAAAACGTTCCAGTGGTCATGTGTTCGTCAAAAGGTGAAGAATTTGATCGGTATTGGGGCATGAAGCAAGGCGCGGATGCTTACATTGCCAAACCGTTCCAACCCACTGAACTGGTGGGAACGGTCAAACAGCTACTCAGAAGATAGGGGACTGGCAATCATGGTGGGTAATCCTGACTTTTTAACGGGGATTGGCTTAGAACAAGCACCGGAATTTCAAGAATTAGAAAGCCCGGAAGGGGAGTTACATCTCCGTTTTTTCGTGCCTTCGGGCAATGAATTTGCGTTGAGTGCAACGGGGATTCGCGAGGTGATTTCCCAATCCCCCGATCGCATTACCCTGATTCCCAACGTCTCATCTTTACTGTTGGGAACCCTCAATATTCGAGGGCGGGTAATTTGGGTTGCGGATCTGGGTCAATTTCTCGGCGAACCTACAACCTTAAATACCGATCGCCCAGAGATTCCCGTGATCGCAGTCGAAGACCAAGACACTATACTAGGGTTAGCGGTTGATCAAATCGTCGGCATGGACTGGCTTGATGTAGAGCAGGTCCGACTGCCCACGAATGTTCCAGACAGTATGGCTCCTTTTTTACGCGGGGAATGGGTTATCCCATCTAAACAAGAAGTCAAAGAAGAAGAGGAGAAAATTTTGCGATTGCTGGATCAGGTGGCGATCGTGCGATCGGCACGATGGGCCGCATAAATAGCCCCGACCCGGGGGGTCGCCTAGGACTCACCATCCAGAGGAGTTAAAGCCAGATCAAGTGGATGAAAACCCCACGGGAGTGGGGCAACCTGACTAAAAGTTAACCGCAAGAGTTCTTTCACCGGCACGGATTCCCAGCATCACTCCTGCGTTTTCCGCTTTCTGGGACTCGGATCACAAGGAGGAATATCACCTTCTTTTCGAGAGGGTCGCTGTCTTCTTGAGCAGTAGGAAGCGTTCCCAGAGGCCTCGGGGTACGGACTGTTTACTGGAGTCTGGCGATCGCAACAGTCCCAGCCCCGACAACCCGAGTCAAGGTTTGAGCATTGATGGACGATTAGATCAAATGGTCCAAGGCTATCGTTACGTCCATACACTACACTCAGTTATAGCACACCTATTAAAAGCCGTCTGAATCAGGACGGGGCTTTAAATCCATTTTTTTTTGTAATATCAGTCTCCTAGAATCCCATCAAGGCAGTCCAGAAATCCAATGGATCTAACTAGAGTTTTAGTTAACCTTGATAAGATTTCACTAGAAAAATTGTAAGAGCGCACCAGGTAGGCACCGCCAGGAGGGGGCAAATGGTATCAAGTCCGGACTATCAGCAGGAGTACGAACAAGCTTTAACGGCCTATACCGAGAAAAATTATGAAGAAGCAGCGGGAATCGTCAATCAATTAGTGGCGAACTTTCCCGAGGATCCCAGTGCTCGACTCTTAGCCGGTCACATCTATTGTTATGGCTTGCAAATGTATGATGTGGCACTCGGTCAGTATGAAGGGGTGCTGAATCTGACGGATGACCCGGCTTTCGTTGAGGGAGCGTCCCAGGGCATGGAATACGCCAATCAGTACGCTACAGAAGGGATGCAGCCTTCGGATTATGGGTATGATGCGGATAACGAATTTCAATCCGCAACGGAGGATTTCGAGCCGGATTTTGATCAGATTCAATCAGAACAAGAGACCGCCTTGTTTGAGATCGAAGCCCCAGTCCAGAGTGATGAAGAAGAATTCTGGGAAGAAGAAGACTCCGCCCTGGGTTTGCATGACCGGGCTTACAATGAAGCCTTAGCCATCAACCAGATTGGGTCAGATTCATCGGACTTGAGTATGGAACTGCTGGATCCGGTGGACCCCAATCTTGAACTCGCATCAATGGAATTTGAGGAATTTGAGCCGTTGGAGTCCGGAGATTTAGGCACCGATTCGGCCAGGGAAGAGGACGGACTGCTCAATCCCTTTACCAGCGAAGAGGAGTATGAAGGGATTGAGGATGAAGACCCCTTTGCCATTGATGACGAAGAAATGCTCTCCGAGGTTCAAAACAACCAATGGAGAGATCCCCTGGCATCGGAGTTACCCGACTTTTTGCCGAGAGAGGATGAAATGCCCGATTTAGTCGGGGAGGAGACGGCGATCGGGGTCTCTAATCACTCCCCCTTTGATCGGGGCCATGACGATTTGGACCTGATGGATTTGGCAACGCCGTTTCAGGAGTTTGAAGATGCGTTTGCTTCGGAAGATGATATGGACTTCGAGTCCAATTCAGACCCCCTAGAAGAGGACGAAGCAACCAGTTATTACAACAACAATGGTTCGGCGATCGATTCAGATTTTGACCTATTCGATGCCGCTGATGATTTAGGGAATGATTTCAGCGAGGATGACCCAGACGAATCCCACCATCAGAATGGAAAGGGTACGGGGGATCCAGGTATTCCCTATGATCTTGACGAAGACTTCGACTTTAACTCTCCTTCTGAGGAGGAGGAAACCCTGTTAATGGGACGCAAACAGCTCGAACAGACTCAAGTGTTGAACTCGATTCCCAAAGCCTCGGGGCCGCCGTTCTCTCAGCCCAAAGGACTGGCGCAACCGGCAATAGAAGACGATGAAGACTACGATAGTAAGACCTTCGTTTCTGAACCCCTGAATGGATTCAACCGGGTGGATAGTTACGATTTAGAGGATTTTGACGACGCCTTTAGTGGGGGGAATGCCTTTGATGGGGAGGACAACGGCGAGGATTTTCAGCAGGGGCTTGCCACCTCGTCACCCATTGAAGAAGACGGGGTTGACTTTTTGGGGGAGTTCGATGATTTTGATGATTTCGGCAATATTCCCGATAATATTCCCGATTTCGATCTGTCGGAGGATACGACAGGTTCGAGTACAGGTGGATTCGGAATGGGCAGCATGGGCAGAAAAGCCACCTTCCGAGACATCGACGATAGCTACGATATTGGCGAAGATACGGATGGGTCGATCATTCGGGATGATGAAATTTTTCGGATCGCCGGAAGTGCTGAACAAGTTCCGGTGTTTACTCAACCGGAAAATCCTCCTATAGAAGCTGTTGCCAATACAGAACCGGGGATTTTGAGCTTTTTGGAAAATGCGTCCCTGGTGAAAAAATTCCTGTGGATTGCATTAATTTCTGGGGGGGTCTCAGCGATCGCCGCCGCTTCGGTTTCTTTTACGTTTTCCACTCAACGCAATTGGCCCCAACAACTGAAGGACCCGATGATGGCCTTAGCGGCTGGAGGGGCCAGCATTCTCACTTGTTTTGGGGTGGGCAGTGCTAGTGCCAAGTTGATTCGCCGTTCCCTAGACGATTTACAAGCGCAATTCGATACCATGTCTCAGGGCAATCTGTCCGCCCGCGCCACGGTTTATACCGAAGACGAATTTGGCCAGATTGCCGCTAAATTCAACCAAATGGGGCGAATCATCTACACCACCACCTCGGAAGCCCAGCGCAAAGCCGAAGAACAGGAACAGTCCAAGGAAGACTTACAACGACAAGTGATTCGCCTGCTGGATGATGTGGAAGGGGCGGCTAGAGGGGACCTCACGGTGCAGGCAGAAGTGACCGCTGATGTCCTCGGGGCAGTGGCTGACTCCTTTAATCTAACGATTCAAAACCTGCGGGAAATCGTTCTGCAAGTGAAACTCGCGGCGCGACAAGTGACCAAAGGAGCAACGGATAGTGAATCGTTTGCCCGGAGTTTATCCACAGATGCCCTGCGACAAGCTGAAGAACTGGCGGCTACCCTCAATTCTGTTCAGGTGATGACGGATTTGATTCAACGGGTGGCTGATAACGCTCGGGAGGCTGAAGAAGTGGCAAAATCTGCCTCGGCAACGGCTAAAAAAGGTGGAGAGGCGGTGGAACAGACGGTGGCCGGGATTCTGGAAGTCCGCGAAACCGTAGCAGAAACCACGCGCAAAGTCAAGCGATTAGCGGAATCGACGCAAGAAATTTCCAAAATTGTGGCCTTGATTGCGACGATCGCCGGACGGACCAACCTCTTGGCGCTCAATGCCAGTATTGAGGCGGCTCGTGCCGGGGAAGCGGGTCGAGGGTTTGCGATTGTTGCGGATGAAGTGCGTCAGTTGGCCGATCGCTCCGCTAAAGCGCTCAAAGAAATCGAGCAAATCGTGATGCAGATTCAGAGCGAGACTGGCGGGGTGATGGTGGCAATGGAGGAAGGCACCCAACAGGTGATTGAAGGGACAAAGCGGGCCGAACAAGCCAAACGGGCCTTGGAAAATATCATTCAGGTGACCAATCGCATCGATGTGTTGGTGCGATCCATTACCGCAGATACGGTGGAACAATCCCAAACCTCGCGATCGGTCGCCCAGGTGATGCAAGCGGTGGAACTCACCGCCCAGGAAACCTCCCAAGAAGCCCAGCGGGTCTCCGGTTCTCTGCAAAACCTCGTGGGGGTGGCGCGAGACTTGTTGACCTCGGTGGAACGGTTCCGAGTGGAAACCGGAGAGCGTCGCTAGGGTCTACAATCTGCCTGTAATACGGAATTCGGTTGCTCTAGGTCTATAAAAACCCACACACTGTTCTATGAGCGTTCCGTCAGGAAAGGGTGGGGAAAAAAGCGGACGAAGCCCGAGAAGCGCGGGCTCAAAGCGAAAACCGACTTTTACCAACCGGATTTGGTATAAGCACCGGCGAGGGGTTGAATCTCTACCGAGGTGTGGGGCTGAGTTGTTCATTGTAGAGATGCTCTAAAGCGTCTCTACAGTTGTTTAAAAACAACGGTCTGAGGGTCTTTCAGGGCGACAGCGATGCCTTTTGATCAGTGAAGCAGTAGGAATGGGTACATTGATTCCAGGTAACAAGCCGTCAAACCCATCAAGGACCGATGCTTTCGGAGGGACCTTCACCGGGACCTTAACTCTCAGAGGAGAGATTGTCACCGGCGGATGACAACCCCTCCGCCCGGTTGGAGGCGCTTCCAATCAGCAATATCCGGACCCTTCAAGGGGATAAAACTCCGTTAAATAAGCCGAGCAGACCCTTGTTTAACAAATAGGAATAGGAATGGGACACCCGCTATGCAGCCGGAACAACGAGAGCGAATAATGGGCTATTTTATTGAGGAGGCCACCGAACACCTCAATACAATAGAACAAGGGTTGCAAAATCTGTCGATCGCGGTACAAGATCCGTCTGTACTCGCGGAACTCTTTCGGGCGGCCCACTCGATTAAAGGGGGGGCAGGAATGCTGGAACTGGGTGCTATTCAACAGATTGCTCACAAACTCGAAGACGAATTTAAAGTGCTTCAGGATGTGCAAGTCGAAGTTGATCCCCAGCTCTCGTCTCTATTTGTGAGAGTGTTTCGGGGGCTTGAGGACACCGTGGCATTAATCCGCGTACCCGGTCCGATTGACGAAGCCAAAGGAGCTGCGATTTGTGCCGAAGTCCAACCGGCGATCGCTCAACTTCACCAGCATTTAGCCCAATTGGTCCAGGAGGGTCAAGAGAGTCCCTCGGCCTTCGTAACCCGCACCCAGAAAAGAATCCAGATGGGGGGCGAACTCACCCGCCTCCAGACTCCGCCCAAGCACAGAGGCGCAGAAGAAGACAGTGCCAAACAACTCATTTTTAAAAGTGACGTGTCTCGGCTGTTGCAAGAAATGGTGCATCTGTTGAAGCAGGGGGAAAATCCCGATCGCCAAGAACGGATGCAACAAATTTGCCGCCAATGGATACGAGCCGGAGAGCAATTCGATTTAAAATTGTGGTGTCATTTAATTGATAAGGCAGCCAAGGCGATCGCTAATCCCGAAAATAGCTATCGGGTGATTGCCCCTATTCTCATCAAAGAAATCCAAAAAGCTAGAGAACAAGTTCTCGGTGGCCATGCAGAAGCGATTACAGTCAGTCCAGAACTCGAAGGATTGCTACTGCCTCAACCCCAACAACCCAAGACTTCATCACCTAGCAAAATCATACCGCAAACTACTCATACAGACTCAAAATTTAATCCTATGTCTAATAACTTGTCCAACTCCGATCACAATCAACGACGGTCCGAAGGGCGCAACTCTACCAGAACCAAAAATCATGATTCAGAAAACAACCCAACCTGGGGTGAAGATAAACGGGCTGCCAAACCCACTTATAATAGTGGCCCGGAAGTAGGAGCAGCCGAACTCAACACCCTAGCCGACTTATTTGAAGGAGAGAGTTCCTATTTTGATGAAAACTGGGAAGGAGAAGAAGTTGTAGAAGAAGGGAATACCGGGGAAGGAACCCGGGAAACTCAACCCCCGGACCCGGGAGAACTGCTCGGTGCTACCGATGATTTTGACGATTTATTATTTGAAGATCCTGCGGGCAATCGAACGGAAATGAGTAGTCCGGACAATGACGAAGAGGATTTAGGCAACTTGTTCGGACTTGAGGGATTTGTGGAGATGGAGGATAGCAGCATCAGCGAAAATCCCCGGAATCCCTCCCCAGTAGAACCCATCAAGTCCTCCAATCAAAAACTAGATGACTTGGGAGAGTTGTTTGAGGAAGTCGCCACAGAAGAACTGAAAGAACCCGATGATTGGGAGCAAATGTGGGATGATGAACCCCTAGATGCGGTCAGTGAAATTGCTCCACCCGCAACGGATGCGGAGTTCTCCCTAGAGATAGCTGACGATTCAGAATTTAGGGATTTGCTGGAAATCAATGGATTTGAAAGTGGCACGGAAGCTGGGGGAACCCCGGTGGAACCGGAACTGGCAACTGAAATCCCCATTGATGAGGAAGATTTTGACGACTTGTTTGGAGAGACAACTGAGGAGGGGGATTCCTCCTCAAGGGTTACGGCGTCTGAGGAATCATTGGATTGGTTCGACTCCGAGCCCTCAGAAACTGTAGCCACAGAAGACGACTTGACGGATTTATTTGAACTCGACACCGCCCCTGCTCCGTCAATTCAAGCCCCGAGAGCGCCGGTAACGCCAGGAAAACCGGCCCAGACTTCGGGTCAGTCCGACGAGTTTTGGTTGGACTTTGAGGACACCGATTCAGAGCCTCAGTCTGATGTATTAGAAGCGCTGGATGGCCTGTTTGATGATGAACCGTCCCCGAAGAGCGCAGATCTTGACCTCATAGAAGAGTCGTCTTTAGATTCTGAACTGTTTGGGGAGGAACTCGCCCAAGGTGATGATAACAACCTCTTCGAGGAGAGTCAGAGCAACCTGGATGGTGAAGATTGGAATTGGGACCTGGATCCGGAGAGTTCGGAAGAGAACGAAGACACCAGCGATTTTTATCAAAACTTGGAGTCCCTGTTCGATGAACCGACGGGGCGATCGCCAAACCTCGATGTCAACCAAACGGCCCCACCCCCCCAAGGGCCATCTAAGGCAACCCTTCCTGGGTCTGGATTTTCTTCGTCTCCAGAGGCGAATTTAGACTTTGACGAGTTGTTTGGTCAGCCTCAGTCCGTCTCCTCTGTCTCTGTTGAAGCCAAGCCCGTTCACATCTCTGAACCGATCCGAGAGCGTCTTGATTTGCCTCCGGAACCCCAACTGACCCAGGGGGCCGATATTTTTACCGAATTAGACTACTTGTTAGCAATGGGGCCGCTGAAAGCCAGTTTTGAGGAGTTAGAACTCCTATTAAATCCGGTGAGTAGTCCGCAGACTGGGAAAACTACTAGCCCTTCTACTACTCCGCCTCCCTTGGCTGCAACTAGAAATACCGAAAACTCATCCTCGGGTTTACCCGGAAAGGCTCCCGCTCCGGCGGATGCGGGGTGGGGCGAGCTGGAGGACCTGGTGGTGAGTGATACGGGATCGCAACCGGCGGGCCGAATCGCCCCCAGGCGAGGGAGCTTTGAGCAGACGATGCGGGTCCCGGTGCGACAATTAGACAACCTGAGTAATCTGGTGGGGGAACTGGTTGTTAATCGCAATAGCATCGAGCAGAATCAGGAACGGATGCGGCAGTTTTTGGATAATTTGCTGCATCAGGTTTCTCAACTGACGGATGTCGGGCAGCGGATGCAGGATTTGTACGAGCGCTCGCTCCTGGAGATTTCCCTGCTGGCTTCGCGACAAAACTACCACTTTATGGTAGGGAATAGTAATAGCCATAAGGACCACGGCAATAACGGTTCCGATTGGAGTGCCTTGGAAATGGATCGGTTCACGCCGTTCCATAGTCTGTCCCAAGATATTTTGGAATTGATTGTTCGAGTCCGGGAATCGGCTTCGGATATTGAATTTTTGGTGGATGAAACTGAACAGGTGACCCGGCAACTGCGCCAGGTGACGACTCAGTTACAAGAGGGACTGACGCGATCGCGCATGGTGCCTTTTGCTCAAACTGCCGATCGCCTACCCCGTGGGGTCCGGGATAATGCGATTAAGTTTGGCAAACAGGTCGAGCTTCAGGTTGAGGGTCGCGAAACCCTGATCGATAAGATGATTCTGGAGCAACTCACAGATCCCATGACCCATTTGGTCAACAATGCTCTGGCTCACGGGGTGGAAACTCCCGAGGAGCGCCGGAAAAAGGGTAAACCTCCGGTGGGTCGGATTGTAGTCCGGGCTTTCCACCAAGGGAACCAAACGGTGATTTCGGTCTCTGATGATGGCGCGGGGATTGATTCGGAAAAGGTAAAAGCCAAGGCATTACAACGGGGGCTAATTTCGCCGGAAGTGTCGAATAGCATGACTCGCTTGGATGTCTATGATTTACTGTTTATGCCCGGATTTAGTACCAAGGATCAAGCCGATGATTTGTCCGGTCGCGGGGTGGGGATGGATGTGGTTCGGACCTGCTTGAGCGCCATTCGTGGGGTGGTGACGATTGATTCGACGATGGGTAAGGGGACGACTTTTACGATTCGGTTGCCCCTGACTTTGAGTATTTCTAAGGCCCTGTGCTGTATTAGCGATCGCGCCCGGATTGCGTTCCCGATGGATGGGGTGGAAGATATGATTGATGTCCCCCGCGATCGGATTCAAACCAAGGAAAATGGTCAGACGTTTATTCCCTGGCGGGATACGATGTTGCCGTTCCGTCACCTGCGCGAACTGTTGGTTTACAATCGTCATATCCCACGGGGGGGTACTATCTATGTGGGGAATACGGAAGAGGATATCATTTCTGTGGTGGTCCTGCGTTCCTCTGATAACTTCCTGGCGCTTCAGGTGGATCAGGTGTTAGGAGAACAGGAAATCGTGATTAAACAGCTTGAAGGACCTGTTCCGAAGCCTGTGGGCGTTGCTGGGGCA contains:
- a CDS encoding chemotaxis protein CheW, encoding MVGNPDFLTGIGLEQAPEFQELESPEGELHLRFFVPSGNEFALSATGIREVISQSPDRITLIPNVSSLLLGTLNIRGRVIWVADLGQFLGEPTTLNTDRPEIPVIAVEDQDTILGLAVDQIVGMDWLDVEQVRLPTNVPDSMAPFLRGEWVIPSKQEVKEEEEKILRLLDQVAIVRSARWAA
- a CDS encoding hybrid sensor histidine kinase/response regulator, with amino-acid sequence MGYFIEEATEHLNTIEQGLQNLSIAVQDPSVLAELFRAAHSIKGGAGMLELGAIQQIAHKLEDEFKVLQDVQVEVDPQLSSLFVRVFRGLEDTVALIRVPGPIDEAKGAAICAEVQPAIAQLHQHLAQLVQEGQESPSAFVTRTQKRIQMGGELTRLQTPPKHRGAEEDSAKQLIFKSDVSRLLQEMVHLLKQGENPDRQERMQQICRQWIRAGEQFDLKLWCHLIDKAAKAIANPENSYRVIAPILIKEIQKAREQVLGGHAEAITVSPELEGLLLPQPQQPKTSSPSKIIPQTTHTDSKFNPMSNNLSNSDHNQRRSEGRNSTRTKNHDSENNPTWGEDKRAAKPTYNSGPEVGAAELNTLADLFEGESSYFDENWEGEEVVEEGNTGEGTRETQPPDPGELLGATDDFDDLLFEDPAGNRTEMSSPDNDEEDLGNLFGLEGFVEMEDSSISENPRNPSPVEPIKSSNQKLDDLGELFEEVATEELKEPDDWEQMWDDEPLDAVSEIAPPATDAEFSLEIADDSEFRDLLEINGFESGTEAGGTPVEPELATEIPIDEEDFDDLFGETTEEGDSSSRVTASEESLDWFDSEPSETVATEDDLTDLFELDTAPAPSIQAPRAPVTPGKPAQTSGQSDEFWLDFEDTDSEPQSDVLEALDGLFDDEPSPKSADLDLIEESSLDSELFGEELAQGDDNNLFEESQSNLDGEDWNWDLDPESSEENEDTSDFYQNLESLFDEPTGRSPNLDVNQTAPPPQGPSKATLPGSGFSSSPEANLDFDELFGQPQSVSSVSVEAKPVHISEPIRERLDLPPEPQLTQGADIFTELDYLLAMGPLKASFEELELLLNPVSSPQTGKTTSPSTTPPPLAATRNTENSSSGLPGKAPAPADAGWGELEDLVVSDTGSQPAGRIAPRRGSFEQTMRVPVRQLDNLSNLVGELVVNRNSIEQNQERMRQFLDNLLHQVSQLTDVGQRMQDLYERSLLEISLLASRQNYHFMVGNSNSHKDHGNNGSDWSALEMDRFTPFHSLSQDILELIVRVRESASDIEFLVDETEQVTRQLRQVTTQLQEGLTRSRMVPFAQTADRLPRGVRDNAIKFGKQVELQVEGRETLIDKMILEQLTDPMTHLVNNALAHGVETPEERRKKGKPPVGRIVVRAFHQGNQTVISVSDDGAGIDSEKVKAKALQRGLISPEVSNSMTRLDVYDLLFMPGFSTKDQADDLSGRGVGMDVVRTCLSAIRGVVTIDSTMGKGTTFTIRLPLTLSISKALCCISDRARIAFPMDGVEDMIDVPRDRIQTKENGQTFIPWRDTMLPFRHLRELLVYNRHIPRGGTIYVGNTEEDIISVVVLRSSDNFLALQVDQVLGEQEIVIKQLEGPVPKPVGVAGATVMGDGRIVAIADVLELLDLAAGRVRREGHTVWDPKDKTIQPPMEIEPQVIDPTVLIVDDSITVRELLSMTFNKAGYRVEQARDGQEAWEKMRSGLPYDLVFCDIEMPRMDGLELLSRMQKDPQLTTLPIAMLTSRGADKHRQMAIQMGASGYFTKPYLEESLLEAAGRMLKGEKLVSLKAEAGV
- a CDS encoding methyl-accepting chemotaxis protein, which codes for MVSSPDYQQEYEQALTAYTEKNYEEAAGIVNQLVANFPEDPSARLLAGHIYCYGLQMYDVALGQYEGVLNLTDDPAFVEGASQGMEYANQYATEGMQPSDYGYDADNEFQSATEDFEPDFDQIQSEQETALFEIEAPVQSDEEEFWEEEDSALGLHDRAYNEALAINQIGSDSSDLSMELLDPVDPNLELASMEFEEFEPLESGDLGTDSAREEDGLLNPFTSEEEYEGIEDEDPFAIDDEEMLSEVQNNQWRDPLASELPDFLPREDEMPDLVGEETAIGVSNHSPFDRGHDDLDLMDLATPFQEFEDAFASEDDMDFESNSDPLEEDEATSYYNNNGSAIDSDFDLFDAADDLGNDFSEDDPDESHHQNGKGTGDPGIPYDLDEDFDFNSPSEEEETLLMGRKQLEQTQVLNSIPKASGPPFSQPKGLAQPAIEDDEDYDSKTFVSEPLNGFNRVDSYDLEDFDDAFSGGNAFDGEDNGEDFQQGLATSSPIEEDGVDFLGEFDDFDDFGNIPDNIPDFDLSEDTTGSSTGGFGMGSMGRKATFRDIDDSYDIGEDTDGSIIRDDEIFRIAGSAEQVPVFTQPENPPIEAVANTEPGILSFLENASLVKKFLWIALISGGVSAIAAASVSFTFSTQRNWPQQLKDPMMALAAGGASILTCFGVGSASAKLIRRSLDDLQAQFDTMSQGNLSARATVYTEDEFGQIAAKFNQMGRIIYTTTSEAQRKAEEQEQSKEDLQRQVIRLLDDVEGAARGDLTVQAEVTADVLGAVADSFNLTIQNLREIVLQVKLAARQVTKGATDSESFARSLSTDALRQAEELAATLNSVQVMTDLIQRVADNAREAEEVAKSASATAKKGGEAVEQTVAGILEVRETVAETTRKVKRLAESTQEISKIVALIATIAGRTNLLALNASIEAARAGEAGRGFAIVADEVRQLADRSAKALKEIEQIVMQIQSETGGVMVAMEEGTQQVIEGTKRAEQAKRALENIIQVTNRIDVLVRSITADTVEQSQTSRSVAQVMQAVELTAQETSQEAQRVSGSLQNLVGVARDLLTSVERFRVETGERR
- a CDS encoding response regulator transcription factor; protein product: MSTVLVVEDSVTQREMISTLLKESGLNVTVASDGLEALERIQETCPDLVVLDIVMPRMNGYEVCRRLKADPKTQNVPVVMCSSKGEEFDRYWGMKQGADAYIAKPFQPTELVGTVKQLLRR